In Dyadobacter sp. NIV53, a single window of DNA contains:
- a CDS encoding T9SS type A sorting domain-containing protein — translation MIRPYLGKSGQGVVTGNEPVAVSENYFFPNPAQGIINWKNTSLKRIDIYSVQGNLVQTILPVKGYQSSLLHVTEDGMYIIKGSDGKRSFIQKVFIVK, via the coding sequence ATGATCCGTCCATATCTTGGAAAATCCGGACAGGGAGTTGTTACAGGAAATGAACCAGTTGCTGTTTCTGAAAATTACTTTTTCCCTAATCCTGCACAGGGAATCATCAATTGGAAAAATACTTCTTTAAAAAGAATTGATATTTATTCGGTACAAGGTAATTTGGTACAAACTATTTTGCCGGTAAAAGGTTATCAATCTTCATTGCTTCATGTAACCGAAGACGGAATGTATATTATTAAGGGGTCGGATGGGAAACGATCATTTATCCAAAAAGTGTTCATTGTTAAATAA
- a CDS encoding rhodanese-like domain-containing protein, with protein MDITVEELKERLDKGEDLNFYDVREEHEYEEDNLGAILIPLAELPDHLAELEDLKDAEIIIHCRSGARSGKAVKFLESQGFTNARNVTGGILAFRDLEE; from the coding sequence ATGGATATTACAGTTGAAGAATTAAAAGAACGTTTGGACAAAGGAGAAGATCTGAATTTTTATGACGTCAGAGAAGAGCATGAGTATGAAGAAGATAACCTTGGTGCAATATTAATTCCACTTGCAGAATTACCTGATCATCTGGCTGAACTGGAAGATTTGAAAGATGCAGAAATAATTATTCATTGCCGTTCAGGAGCACGTAGCGGAAAAGCTGTGAAATTCCTGGAATCACAGGGATTTACGAATGCAAGAAATGTAACAGGTGGGATTTTGGCTTTCCGCGATCTGGAAGAATAA
- the folB gene encoding dihydroneopterin aldolase codes for MGTITLEGLEFFAYHGFYPEEQKIGNKYALDITIQTNFIEAAQHDKLSETVNYETLYNIAAKVMQEPAKLLEHIGFKVISRVRDHYPNVNLVTVKVSKFNPPVGGVCTRAVITMEG; via the coding sequence TTGGGAACGATCACACTGGAAGGACTCGAATTTTTTGCCTATCATGGTTTTTATCCTGAGGAACAAAAAATCGGAAACAAATATGCTCTGGATATAACGATTCAGACTAATTTTATTGAAGCTGCACAGCATGATAAGCTAAGTGAAACCGTAAATTATGAAACGCTTTATAATATTGCAGCAAAAGTGATGCAGGAACCGGCAAAGCTACTCGAACATATTGGTTTCAAAGTTATATCAAGAGTAAGAGATCATTATCCCAACGTAAACCTGGTTACTGTAAAAGTATCCAAATTTAATCCGCCCGTTGGAGGCGTTTGCACCCGGGCTGTGATCACGATGGAAGGATAA
- a CDS encoding DivIVA domain-containing protein gives MKISAIDIRKHTFEKIFRGYDPDEVDAFLNSLSQEWERFSSENGLLKMQLEYAEKELSKLKDIESTLFRTLKSAEDVSRQIEKEANEQAVKTIDEANELATKTIEEANDLATKTIGESKVKADEMILEAEQRTGQVVSETEDKLKRFREEFVAEVKIQERDFRAIENFRDNLVVQLASLANNTIDTVERFEQKYDKDSVLNKMDEIKQHILEIEIPRKPLPKQEVQVENKEEEITDTDDVQIVLSDEKPEVAFEIIDYHEDEEAEIAEPEIELTPEQEPELVEAAAELSETTESETREKVKSAADAASEALAEMHRVAQKARDETPAINKLRNQENNQSNRGGGGSFFDQI, from the coding sequence ATGAAAATTTCAGCTATAGACATACGTAAACATACGTTTGAAAAAATTTTCAGAGGTTATGACCCCGACGAAGTAGATGCTTTCCTGAACTCTTTATCACAGGAATGGGAGCGTTTTTCCAGCGAAAATGGATTACTAAAAATGCAGTTGGAATATGCCGAAAAAGAACTTAGCAAGCTCAAGGATATAGAGTCTACTCTTTTTCGTACATTAAAAAGTGCAGAAGACGTTAGCAGACAAATTGAAAAAGAAGCAAACGAACAGGCTGTAAAAACAATTGACGAAGCAAACGAACTTGCTACAAAGACAATTGAAGAGGCGAATGATCTTGCCACCAAAACTATTGGAGAGTCAAAGGTAAAGGCCGATGAAATGATTCTGGAAGCGGAACAACGAACCGGACAGGTTGTTAGTGAAACAGAAGATAAATTAAAGCGTTTCCGGGAAGAATTCGTTGCAGAAGTTAAAATTCAGGAGCGGGATTTCAGGGCAATTGAGAATTTCAGGGATAATCTTGTGGTTCAGCTAGCTTCCTTGGCTAATAATACGATCGATACTGTTGAACGTTTCGAACAGAAATATGATAAGGATTCCGTTTTAAATAAAATGGACGAAATAAAACAGCATATCCTGGAAATTGAAATTCCACGTAAGCCTTTGCCTAAACAGGAAGTTCAAGTTGAAAATAAAGAAGAAGAGATAACAGACACTGATGACGTACAAATTGTGCTTTCTGATGAAAAACCTGAAGTTGCTTTTGAAATTATAGATTATCATGAAGACGAGGAGGCTGAAATTGCAGAGCCTGAAATCGAGCTAACACCGGAACAGGAGCCTGAACTGGTTGAAGCTGCTGCCGAATTATCGGAAACAACAGAATCCGAAACGAGAGAAAAAGTAAAGAGCGCCGCAGACGCAGCAAGTGAAGCACTGGCAGAAATGCATCGGGTAGCACAGAAAGCCCGTGATGAAACTCCGGCAATTAATAAATTAAGAAATCAGGAAAATAATCAGTCAAACAGAGGTGGCGGCGGATCATTCTTCGACCAAATTTAA
- a CDS encoding WD40 repeat domain-containing protein, which produces MNIRKIDTFSGHRDSVYTIIADNSGHGFYSAGADGFIIQWDLQKPDLGKLVARAGVSVYSLCFDKENQALWIGQNFEGIQILDTVNGKIENTARITTAAIFDIQMWNGKALVALGDGVILVMDISTFSVQKHIKIADKSIRSISINPATSEFAVGDSNHNIHIFDFDGFNLKQIIKSHTNSVFSVQYSPDGRFLFTMGRDAHLKIWDVLNNYEPVTDIAAHMYAINHVSFSPDGKLFATYSMDKSVKLWDASTFRLKKIIDRARHAGHGTSVNKLLWTDYENQLISCSDDRTISVWEVIQ; this is translated from the coding sequence ATGAATATTCGTAAAATAGATACATTTTCGGGTCATCGCGATAGTGTATACACCATTATTGCTGATAACTCCGGACATGGCTTTTACTCAGCCGGAGCCGACGGCTTTATAATACAGTGGGATTTGCAAAAACCGGATCTGGGCAAACTCGTTGCCCGCGCAGGCGTATCAGTCTATTCATTGTGTTTTGACAAGGAAAATCAGGCTTTATGGATCGGACAAAATTTTGAAGGAATTCAGATTCTCGACACTGTCAATGGAAAAATAGAAAACACAGCGCGTATTACTACCGCGGCCATTTTTGATATTCAAATGTGGAACGGAAAAGCACTGGTCGCATTAGGCGACGGGGTAATACTGGTGATGGATATCTCTACCTTTTCGGTTCAGAAACATATTAAAATAGCCGACAAAAGTATCAGGTCTATTTCTATAAATCCCGCCACTTCTGAATTTGCCGTAGGTGATAGTAATCATAATATCCATATTTTTGATTTTGATGGTTTTAATTTAAAACAAATCATTAAATCTCACACAAACTCTGTCTTCTCTGTACAATATTCACCTGACGGACGTTTTCTATTTACAATGGGCAGGGATGCACATTTAAAAATATGGGATGTGCTAAACAACTACGAGCCTGTCACGGACATAGCTGCACATATGTATGCGATCAATCATGTGAGTTTTAGTCCGGATGGTAAATTGTTTGCAACCTATAGTATGGACAAATCCGTAAAACTTTGGGACGCTTCTACTTTCCGTCTGAAGAAAATAATTGACCGTGCGAGGCATGCGGGACATGGAACATCGGTAAATAAATTATTATGGACTGACTATGAAAATCAGCTCATTTCATGCAGTGACGACCGAACAATTTCTGTATGGGAAGTAATACAATGA
- a CDS encoding 4'-phosphopantetheinyl transferase superfamily protein, translating to MPLVHSEKIEENSTLLLWKLTENETELRNSLGSEYNLDDLNLISHPQKKREWLASRLLIKTLAEEFGIFYEGTHKDEHGKAFLVNNDSHISLTHTADYVAAVINLLSPVGIDMEKVDEKLRRTAKKYLSDTEFVHAENDLSHLCTYWCAKEALYKLYGKKKISFKNSIYIEVFSGRENQIIGILTDEELIVHSRIHLRWYDDYCLAIAL from the coding sequence ATGCCCCTCGTTCATTCCGAAAAGATTGAAGAGAATAGTACACTGCTCCTGTGGAAGTTAACCGAAAATGAAACAGAACTCCGCAATAGTTTAGGTTCCGAGTATAATTTGGATGATCTCAATTTGATTTCCCACCCTCAGAAAAAACGTGAGTGGCTTGCAAGCCGTTTGCTTATTAAAACACTGGCCGAAGAGTTTGGGATCTTTTATGAAGGTACGCATAAGGATGAGCACGGAAAAGCATTTCTGGTCAATAACGATTCTCACATCTCACTTACGCATACTGCAGACTATGTTGCAGCGGTAATCAATTTATTATCCCCGGTAGGTATTGATATGGAAAAAGTGGATGAGAAACTTCGGCGCACGGCAAAAAAGTATTTATCAGATACTGAATTTGTTCACGCAGAAAATGATCTTTCACATTTGTGCACTTACTGGTGTGCCAAGGAAGCACTTTATAAATTATACGGAAAAAAGAAAATCAGCTTCAAAAATTCAATTTACATCGAAGTCTTTTCAGGCCGGGAGAACCAGATCATTGGTATTTTAACAGATGAAGAATTAATCGTACATTCCCGCATACATCTTCGCTGGTATGACGATTACTGCCTCGCAATTGCATTGTGA
- a CDS encoding transglutaminase-like domain-containing protein has product MNQREIKALISLLDDDDHEVSQHVEGKILSLGGNVIPFLETEWEESFNPIIQRKIEELIHELQLSIMIERLQGWKNGGSLDLLEGMWILATYHYPDLSIEKLKTSIDQLYYDIWIQFQEEMNAVDQIKRINSIFFGPMNFAANTKNFHSPSNSMINVVLETKRGNPPTLCVIYLLIARKLGLPVYGVNLPNLFVLTYKNDKTQFYINVFNRGIIFSRTDIDHYIAQLNIKSKDIFYQPCTNLEIIQRLLRNLILSYEKTSDQEKSKEIEKILKATLDESED; this is encoded by the coding sequence ATGAACCAGAGAGAAATTAAAGCGCTGATATCACTGCTTGATGACGATGATCATGAGGTGAGTCAACACGTTGAGGGAAAGATACTATCATTAGGCGGAAATGTAATTCCGTTTCTTGAAACAGAGTGGGAAGAAAGTTTCAATCCTATTATCCAACGTAAAATCGAAGAACTCATTCATGAACTCCAGCTAAGTATCATGATTGAAAGGTTGCAGGGCTGGAAAAATGGCGGCAGCCTGGATCTGCTGGAAGGTATGTGGATTTTGGCAACCTATCATTATCCTGATCTGTCAATCGAAAAACTGAAAACTTCTATTGATCAGCTGTATTATGATATATGGATACAGTTTCAGGAAGAAATGAATGCGGTAGACCAGATCAAACGGATCAACAGTATTTTTTTTGGACCAATGAATTTTGCAGCCAATACGAAGAATTTTCATTCTCCTTCTAATTCCATGATCAATGTAGTACTGGAAACCAAAAGAGGTAATCCGCCTACTTTATGTGTTATCTATTTATTGATAGCACGAAAATTAGGATTGCCTGTATATGGTGTAAACCTGCCTAATCTGTTTGTACTGACCTATAAAAATGATAAGACCCAGTTTTATATCAATGTATTTAACAGAGGAATTATTTTTTCCAGAACCGATATTGACCATTATATCGCCCAGCTTAATATCAAATCGAAGGATATTTTTTATCAGCCTTGTACAAATCTTGAAATCATTCAGCGTTTGCTTCGCAATTTGATTTTGTCCTATGAAAAAACAAGCGATCAGGAAAAAAGTAAAGAAATCGAGAAAATATTAAAGGCTACGCTGGATGAAAGTGAAGACTGA
- the galE gene encoding UDP-glucose 4-epimerase GalE has protein sequence MKILVTGGVGFIGSHTVVELDKAGFEPVIIDNLYNSNLDVLKGIKSITGKDFPFYQIDCNDVEKVRSLFEKEKFDGVIHFAAYKAVGESVEKPLNYYENNIISLLVLLRVMKEFNVTKFVFSSSCTVYGQPEKLPVTELTPRQPATSPYGNTKAIAEDIIRDHVHSGAGIKAICLRYFNPIGAHESSLIGELPNGVPSNLVPFITQTAAGLRKSLTVFGSDYNTPDGTCVRDFIHVVDLAKAHLKAFQLLDEQENENYYDVFNVGTGEGYTVLDVIKTFEEVNGVKLNYIIGPRREGDVEKIYAQSDKVNTVMKWKAEKTMADALRDAWNWQLKITAGK, from the coding sequence ATGAAAATTCTCGTTACAGGCGGAGTAGGTTTTATTGGATCTCATACAGTTGTGGAGCTGGACAAAGCAGGATTTGAACCGGTAATTATTGATAATCTTTATAATTCGAATCTGGACGTATTGAAGGGAATAAAGAGCATTACCGGCAAAGACTTCCCGTTTTACCAGATAGATTGTAATGATGTTGAAAAGGTAAGAAGTTTGTTTGAAAAGGAAAAGTTTGATGGCGTTATTCACTTCGCTGCTTATAAAGCAGTGGGAGAATCCGTGGAAAAACCATTGAATTACTACGAAAACAACATCATTTCCCTGCTTGTACTTTTAAGGGTTATGAAAGAATTTAATGTAACCAAGTTTGTATTTTCCTCATCCTGTACGGTTTACGGTCAGCCTGAGAAATTACCCGTTACTGAATTAACGCCACGCCAGCCGGCCACATCTCCTTACGGGAATACCAAGGCAATAGCTGAGGATATCATTCGTGACCATGTGCATTCAGGTGCCGGAATCAAAGCAATCTGCCTGCGTTATTTCAATCCGATAGGGGCACACGAGTCATCACTGATAGGCGAACTTCCTAATGGTGTACCTAGTAATCTGGTTCCTTTTATTACACAAACTGCTGCCGGGTTACGCAAATCGTTAACCGTTTTTGGCAGTGATTATAACACGCCTGATGGCACCTGCGTTCGTGATTTCATACATGTGGTGGACTTAGCCAAGGCACATTTAAAGGCATTCCAGCTTTTGGACGAGCAGGAAAACGAAAATTATTATGATGTATTTAACGTAGGAACTGGTGAAGGTTACACTGTTCTTGACGTAATTAAGACCTTCGAGGAAGTGAATGGCGTAAAATTAAATTACATTATCGGGCCAAGAAGAGAAGGAGATGTTGAAAAAATATACGCACAATCAGACAAAGTCAATACGGTCATGAAATGGAAAGCCGAAAAAACAATGGCTGACGCACTTCGTGATGCATGGAATTGGCAATTAAAAATAACCGCTGGAAAATGA